CTCTATCAGTAGTCCATGCTGTGTAGCTGgttcttcctgtctgttttcccTTGCAGGGCCGCAGGGAGCAGCGGGAGGTTCAGGTCCGCCACCCTACGCTGGAGGGTTGAACGTAACTGGACAGAGTTCCTCTTCATCGCACTCATACCTCCTCCtgccatccctctctcccctcctcctcctcctcctcctcttcctccagactgctctcttctcttccccctctcctgcCTGAGGCTCTTGATGACGTGGGCGTTTTGTCTCTGGGAGGGGAAGGCGGGAGGCTTGGACCCGTTCACCAGGAGCCCCGGTGGCCCCGGTCGGGTCAGTCCCACCCAGGTCATTTTCCTAGCTCCTCCGCCCTTAAGCCCCATGTGCACATTGCGCAAGCGGGGCAAGGGGGCCGAGGGAGACATCTGGGCCGTCTCCATGGTGCCCAGGTGGTCTCGCTCCGAAGAATGTGTGGTGTGCGTGTCGGCCTCCAGGAGCATCCTAGGAGAGATGCCGTTTTTCTCGGAGGAATAGAAAGCCTGCAGCTTCTCCAGGCGCTCGTTGATGCTCAGGTGATGAGGGTAGTCGTCCTGGTGATGGCTGTCATGGTAACAGTCCAATCCAGGGTCCGCCGCCCCGTCAGATTGCGTCGTcctgagcaggtgtgtgtgtcggatGGGTCTGGCCATGCTGCtttctctgattggctcagcGGTTATGGGGACTTGGCAAGGGGCGGAGTCACATAGCTGGGTGGCAGAGCTTTTGGGAGGAGAGAGGTGCACCAGCTCCCTGTCTCCAAACACAGatactgaaatacacacacacacacacacacacacacacacacacagatataatgTGTGGTGCTATACAAGTCGCTATACTAAACTGACTTCCATACAGATGAAACATAGTATTTGTGCgttacatgtgtatgtgtttttgattGTACTGGTTCCGGTGTGTATGCAGGCATATTTGAAAGTGTgcgtctttgtttttctgtgtgttctgcagATCCTCACCCTCAGGAAACAGCGCCTCCTTGGTGTCTAGCGTGATGGCAGTCTCCTCATCCGTGATCCCGTCCTCTGTAGACAGAGGAGCAGGGGAGGGCGAGGGGAGGCGAGGGGGGACGGAGGGGGAGGCTGAGCGAGGGAGctggggaagggagggagaggggggccggttctcctcatcctcactaTGGTCCTTTCTGGTGGCGTCCTCTGGCCTCTTCCTGTTGTTCTGACACTCTGTCGCCTGCGGTTGGCTCTTCAAAGGCTTGCTGGACTGCTTAGGGTTTTTTTCAGTGGTTGGCTCATTCTAAAACAAACAGTCATTGAATGTCAGAGGccctaaaaatgtattttacaatCACAAAAGTGTAAGGATTACTGTTATCACCTCATAACGCCTGAAACAGTGAGTTGCCTGAGCCTACCTAAAAGCATAGCTTTCTCTTCTTGAACACTTGACTGGATGCTTTGTGCAAGGACAACGGGTTGCTTTAATATGCAGGTTAGTCTCTATTAGGTACACTGCTAGTTATAAGTTACTTAGCATTAAAAGGGTGCTCTGTGCTTTGAATCCATTCATTATCAGCAATACAGAGGGATAAATTCAATGCATAGGACATCATAGTCACAGTGCAATGTACTTGCAGCCTAAATGCACCAATGATGTGATAATTCATTCTCTCATCTGAAATGCATTAATTCCCATCAGTATGAATAGAGCGTGAACAAGGTACATAACTGTTGGGAGCAGCTTcattatccttttttttcaCAGTCTAATTCTAAAACCAGATTTACAGCATTAACAGAGGCTGTATGTACGTGTAGTACCTAAAGCCTATTAGATTTACCTGTAGGTTTGCTGATGGAAAGTAGCaaacatttattcatatgaAGACAAATCAATGAATTGAACTACTGGTGTTTTGGTGCTGTCGACTCTGCCCTACATTACCTGCTCCTGAGTCTTTGATCCAGTgttgttcctctctctccatgtgttCTTACTGAGAAGACTCCACTCACTGCTCTCTAGTTTCTGCCAAGTCAACAGTTATTTTTAGCAGCGTGAACCATGCAGCAGAACCTTTGCATATTTTTTGGCTTGTGAACATATTTATGTGCGTACAGTCACATTTGAGCGCAAGCATTATTACCGACACCTGGAAAActggtgtgtgcatgcgtatgaGCTCATTTCTGTGAACCTTGCTGGCTTTGGCTCCTTTCTGGCTCCTGTTGATCTTGCTGAGCAGCAGGTGATAGGAGGCCATGATGGCAGAGGGCCGGTtggtggtgagtgtgtgtatgatgtcAGAGAGCGAGTGGCCCAGGTTTTCTGTCATGTAAGCCACTACAGACGAGTTGAGCTCCTCAGGACGCAAcctgggagatggagagagagagagagagagaaagagagagagagagagagagaaagagaaaaagagagcgagagagagacacagacaaataaaagagTGTGTCAGAAGTGAGCCAGAATTCTGCTTTCGAAAGCGGCTGTATTGTTTAGATGGCAAAAGAATGActgatgattgacaggtgatggtTTAATGATTTTCAACTGTGAGAAGTCCAGAGCTGAAACAGCTCTTAATTCATGTTTAATTCATGTGGATTTCAGGCAACACATTACTGCCAAGAGGAGCCATATCAAGTTGCATCCTTCCTTTCTCTGTCAAGAGTGGTAAAAGCCATTTGGGCCCGCTATAATATACAAAGCCATTATACTGCTAACCACAAAAATTCTCATTTTGTTAGAAAATTCCTCATAATTTCCCTCTTGGTTCTCCTTCCCACATTTACAAGTCACTGTAATGTTTCATCCAGAACTTTAATctctgagtgtttgtgtgtctctctgtgttggtgcagtgtgtggtgtgttagGGCAAGTTTAGTCTCTACCTGTTCTTATGAGAGAGTGTGTTCAGTGGTTTCTTGGCATATCCCTCGTTGATCCACCTCTCCTCCATGGCGGCTCTGATGCTGGGTCTCTTTGCTGGGTCTGGCTGCAGGAGAGACAGCACAAAGCCCACTGCACCTGCAGGAGGGTGACACCAGCATGGGGCCATTATTGGATGGGGCAGCAGGGAGCCATTTTCTTCAGAGGAAACTTcagttttgttgcattttaatatttGGCTTATTTAGGTTCTCCCATAGGGCTTGTGAACAAAACTCACATGCAGACAGTTTTGTAAATCTGTCATCACGCAGGTCATCCttataactttatttatgcACAATGAACTTCTTTGTGATGCTTTTCCATAATTTACCTTTTCTGGTGTTTGTACAAGTTAAGGATCCTTAAAGAGCTTAATATGAGCTTCAGTCCTGACTGTAGCTTGAATCGTTTTCCAAAAGTAGATGTTAACATTTCACATTCCCACTCTTTACAAACTACACCACAGTTTGAGCAGGACTGAGACCTGCATTTTCTTGGTGGTTTCTGGATTATCCTGATGTGGTTATTCAATACCACCGAGGTTTGTGTGCCATTTCTCTCACATTcccaaataaaaactaaaggaGTAAACCTAcccaagaaaaaatatatagctccaaacacacacactgcatttgtatcatttatttatttatttattttctgtattcagtatatctcattgtattctaaaagcctgaccagggacaaagactgcaaattagctgaagctagacatcacattttcccttttttgtggcaatgttgtatgtatcgcccctgtcaaataaatattaaattaaataaataaataaaacatgcttgGGATGAGTCAGATCCACAATTTCACTTGTTGTGGCTTCAACTCCAATGCGTCAGAGAAGATGGTCCAGTACTGTGAGGCAAGGGGTTTTCTCTTTCGGAAAACCTATTTAATTTGTCTGCCTGTGACTTAAGAGCTGTGCTGGAAGCAGGAGACAGCCAAGCACGCTGGTAGTTTGACTCCTGATGGGCATTCCTGATAAACTTTAAAGTCTGGGGGAGCAGACAACTTCAACCAGAATACCAGGATAGCTGTCTCAGTCACCGTCCTGACAGCCAAGACTGCTCAGTTCCAGCTGTCGCTATCAGTTGCTCCTCTTTCAGACGGGGCCAGGGCCAGAGTCAGctcaatttgtttgcattagCGAAAGCCAAATGCAGCATTCAGTGATTTGAATgtataaaacacaacatgaaaaacatgattaaatataaaagaggagaggaaatcaaAAAACTCTAGTGGTTTAGAAAAGAACgattacctaaaaaaaaaaactactaaacACAACGTGGCATGCTTATATTAAGATTTACAATCAAGCACCACACTGGTAGGAAATAAGTCGGATTTTCATGTGTCATccttgaccattttttttttaagtgcaccGTGCGTCAGCAACTTAGACAAAACCTGCGCAGGAAAGACTGAATGTTAATATTAATGCCTCAGACGCCAGTACAGTGCGCACATCGGTACAGTGGCTAATGTGATCTATGCCATTTGAGCATCAGAACAGTATTTGTTTCCCTCACAGAAACAggagctgtgtttgtttgtggtgaCATGGCGCCATCGCTGATTGTAATAGAGCGACtatgtgtgagaaagaaaaagagagagagaaaaaagagaaagaaatcggcacagagaaaaatgactAAGGCTTTGTTtgaatagtctttttttttttttttggccgacTGCAAAAATGTGATTGTTGCATTCTGTTCAGAGTTTTTAGCTGCTGCATCCATCATTCaaattctgtcattttttcctttgttttgctgtgattttgaagcctagctgtgtttttttctttttcttgttttccgcAGATTCTTGTGGATTATATCACTTAACCGTACTTTGCCAAAACAATTTGACTTTTGCTGTAAACTGTCTGGTTTTCCTGCGCACAAAAAGGGCACAGCAGTAACACGAGCTTTGTTTTACCGAGGAGAGACGTCACGGAGTTACCTTTGCTGACGTCACTGGGGATGCTGCTGATCTCTCCGTTGACCATCTTCTGGTGCAGCTGCTTGATGTTGAACGGCTCAACAGTGAAGGGCAAGGTCCCGGTCAGCATGGCAAACATGCTCacacccctgcacacacacacacacacacacacatacacacacatgcggagAACTGCAATTAATTTCAAGCTGCATATATAGGACCATacaatgccacacacacacagaagaaaaacattacatgcCAACACTTAGCCCACAGTGTGCCCTACTCCCCATaagaaaacacaatattttacagtaaaaggCAATAATGCAACGGGCCAGACAGCACGGCCCCGTCAGCAGTCACACTGAGACTTTACATTTCTTCGTGACACTCACACGGACCAGACGTCCACTTTGGGTCCGTACTTCCTGTGAGCGAGCAGCTCAGGGGCGGCGTAGGCGGGGCTTCCACACTGGGTGTTGAGAAGCTCCAGAGACAAAGACTCTACCTTCAGAGTGTTGCTCAGGCCAAAGTCTGTGTGAAACAAAGAATGATTGTTGctttacatttactttttttttttttttttttttagccattctTAAAAATTCCTCAAGCAATAATTGCAACCTGACATGACATTTGTGTTAAGCTCCTGTCCTACAGTCTGCACCAGTTTGACTGCAATTGCACATCCTGTCACAAAGCTGGTCAGTTTGATCACTACACAGTGCAAATACagataaattattttatgaTGCAATATGATCACTCTCTCACTTTTCTAGAGTCAGGCCTTGGATTAGGCTCTGCAAAGACTGAAAATGTCAGTGGAAGTTCAAGACAACTCAACTTGAGTAGATGATAATAAATGCACATCATTGGGTGAAGGATTCCTTTAATTTCACTGCTACTACTCTATTATCGATAGACAGTGTAACGGTCTTGGTGAATACAGGGCTGCCTGTCAGACATGCAGACATATTGTGAAGACTGTCAACATACCTACAATCTTTATGTTGTTGTGCTCATCTAGGAGGAAGTTTTCAATCTTCAGATCTCTGCAGGAAGAGATAAGGGAGGGGTATGGGGTAAGGATGGAGAAACAAAAGTAACCTTTTCTTTGGTTAATAAGTGAGATTCATTTCAGTATTTTGCAATACTTTTTCCTTATTTTGGAAGATTTTGCTTGGACACAGACTTTGATGTATTTAGGAGCTAATGCAATGAGTGTCAAGCTTTTCAAGAGCTTGATATTTATGAAGAACCAGATGGAATGAGACTCTGCACAAATCTACTTATACAGTCTTTTTTGGATCTGAGTTTGGTTAGGACTTGGGTCTCGAAATattgaaaaattgttttatttgccat
The genomic region above belongs to Myripristis murdjan chromosome 24, fMyrMur1.1, whole genome shotgun sequence and contains:
- the LOC115356665 gene encoding hormonally up-regulated neu tumor-associated kinase, giving the protein MPAAAVKPALEGMVVEGGGEGERGAAQWEASGPGRERPPLPCLKVPRELLRSFPHSKRVGSYLVGKMINKGSFAKVMEGLHIGTGEKVAIKVIDKKKARQDSYVLKNMKREPRIHQMVRHPHIVVLLETLETENSYYMAMELCAGGDLMDRICERKRLEEREVRRYIRQILSAVEHLHKHGIVHRDLKIENFLLDEHNNIKIVDFGLSNTLKVESLSLELLNTQCGSPAYAAPELLAHRKYGPKVDVWSVGVSMFAMLTGTLPFTVEPFNIKQLHQKMVNGEISSIPSDVSKGAVGFVLSLLQPDPAKRPSIRAAMEERWINEGYAKKPLNTLSHKNRLRPEELNSSVVAYMTENLGHSLSDIIHTLTTNRPSAIMASYHLLLSKINRSQKGAKASKKLESSEWSLLSKNTWRERNNTGSKTQEQNEPTTEKNPKQSSKPLKSQPQATECQNNRKRPEDATRKDHSEDEENRPPSPSLPQLPRSASPSVPPRLPSPSPAPLSTEDGITDEETAITLDTKEALFPEVSVFGDRELVHLSPPKSSATQLCDSAPCQVPITAEPIRESSMARPIRHTHLLRTTQSDGAADPGLDCYHDSHHQDDYPHHLSINERLEKLQAFYSSEKNGISPRMLLEADTHTTHSSERDHLGTMETAQMSPSAPLPRLRNVHMGLKGGGARKMTWVGLTRPGPPGLLVNGSKPPAFPSQRQNAHVIKSLRQERGKRREQSGGRGGGGGGGERGMAGGGMSAMKRNSVQLRSTLQRRVADLNLPLLPAALQGKTDRKNQLHSMDY